In one window of Leifsonia sp. NPDC080035 DNA:
- the groL gene encoding chaperonin GroEL (60 kDa chaperone family; promotes refolding of misfolded polypeptides especially under stressful conditions; forms two stacked rings of heptamers to form a barrel-shaped 14mer; ends can be capped by GroES; misfolded proteins enter the barrel where they are refolded when GroES binds), producing MAKIIAFDEDARRGLERGLNILADTVKVTLGPRGRNVVLEKKWGAPTITNDGVSIAKEIELDDPYEKIGAELVKEVAKKTDDVAGDGTTTATVLAQALVKEGLRNVAAGADPITLKRGIEKAVAAVTDELVSSAKEVETKAEIAATASISAGDTTIGEIIAEAIDKVGKEGVVTVEESNTFGTELELTEGMRFDKGFLSQYFVTDQDRQEAVFEDPYILIANQKISSIKDLLPIVDKVIQANKQLLIIAEDVDGEALATLIVNKIRGIFKSVAVKAPGFGDRRKAMLQDIAILTGGQVISEEVGLKLENVTLDLLGQARKVVITKDETTIVEGAGDPEAIAGRVAQIRGEIENTDSDYDREKLQERLAKLAGGVAVIKAGAATEVELKERKHRIEDAVRNAKAAVEEGIVAGGGVALIQAGKTAFEKLALEGDEATGANIVKVAIEAPLKQIAINAGLEAGVVVAKVRELPVGHGLNAASGEYVDMLAAGINDPVKVTRSALQNAASIAGLFLTTEAVVADKPEKSAPVPADPTGGMDF from the coding sequence ATGGCAAAGATCATTGCTTTCGACGAGGACGCGCGCCGCGGCCTCGAGCGCGGCCTGAACATCCTGGCCGACACGGTCAAGGTGACGCTGGGCCCGCGTGGCCGCAACGTCGTCCTGGAGAAGAAGTGGGGCGCCCCGACCATCACCAACGATGGCGTCTCCATCGCGAAGGAGATCGAGCTCGACGACCCGTACGAGAAGATCGGTGCGGAGCTCGTCAAGGAGGTCGCGAAGAAGACCGACGACGTCGCCGGTGACGGCACCACCACGGCCACCGTTCTGGCCCAGGCGCTCGTCAAGGAGGGCCTCCGCAACGTGGCCGCCGGCGCCGACCCCATCACGCTGAAGCGCGGCATCGAGAAGGCCGTCGCGGCCGTGACCGACGAGCTCGTCTCCAGCGCCAAGGAGGTCGAGACCAAGGCCGAGATCGCGGCGACCGCGTCCATCTCCGCCGGTGACACCACCATCGGCGAGATCATCGCCGAGGCGATCGACAAGGTCGGCAAGGAGGGCGTCGTCACCGTCGAGGAGTCGAACACCTTCGGCACCGAGCTCGAGCTGACCGAAGGCATGCGCTTCGACAAGGGCTTCCTGTCGCAGTACTTCGTCACCGACCAGGACCGCCAGGAGGCGGTGTTCGAGGACCCGTACATCCTCATCGCCAACCAGAAGATCTCCTCGATCAAGGACCTGCTCCCGATCGTCGACAAGGTCATCCAGGCCAACAAGCAGCTCCTCATCATCGCTGAGGACGTCGACGGCGAGGCCCTGGCGACCCTGATCGTCAACAAGATCCGCGGCATCTTCAAGTCCGTCGCCGTCAAGGCTCCGGGCTTCGGTGACCGCCGCAAGGCCATGCTGCAGGACATCGCGATCCTCACCGGCGGCCAGGTCATCTCCGAGGAGGTCGGCCTCAAGCTCGAGAACGTGACCCTCGACCTGCTCGGCCAGGCCCGCAAGGTCGTCATCACCAAGGACGAGACCACCATCGTCGAGGGCGCGGGCGACCCCGAGGCCATCGCCGGTCGCGTGGCCCAGATCCGTGGCGAGATCGAGAACACCGACTCGGACTACGACCGCGAGAAGCTGCAGGAGCGCCTCGCCAAGCTCGCCGGCGGCGTCGCCGTCATCAAGGCGGGCGCGGCCACCGAGGTCGAGCTCAAGGAGCGCAAGCACCGCATCGAGGACGCCGTCCGCAACGCGAAGGCCGCCGTCGAGGAGGGCATCGTCGCCGGTGGTGGCGTTGCGCTCATCCAGGCCGGCAAGACCGCGTTCGAGAAGCTCGCCCTCGAGGGCGACGAGGCGACCGGCGCGAACATCGTCAAGGTCGCCATCGAGGCTCCGCTCAAGCAGATCGCGATCAACGCGGGCCTCGAGGCCGGCGTCGTCGTGGCCAAGGTCCGCGAGCTCCCGGTGGGTCACGGCCTGAACGCCGCCTCCGGCGAGTACGTCGACATGCTGGCCGCCGGCATCAACGACCCGGTGAAGGTCACCCGCTCGGCGCTGCAGAACGCGGCGTCCATCGCGGGCCTGTTCCTCACCACCGAGGCCGTCGTCGCCGACAAGCCGGAGAAGTCCGCTCCGGTCCCGGCCGACCCGACCGGTGGCATGGACTTCTGA
- a CDS encoding response regulator transcription factor: MNAGPRILIVDDEPNIRDLLTTSLRFAGFAVRAVGNGAQAISAVLEEEPDLIILDVMLPDMNGFGVTKRLRGAGYTAPILFLTAKDDTEDKITGLTVGGDDYVTKPFSLDEIVARIKAILRRTMQADEDAVIRAGELTMDQDTHEVFVGDTPIELSPTEFKLLRYLMLNPNRVLSKAQILDHVWEYDFNGDAGIVESYISYLRRKVDAHSSEPLIQTKRGFGYMLKAAKA; encoded by the coding sequence ATGAACGCCGGACCCCGCATTCTCATCGTCGACGACGAGCCGAACATCCGCGATCTCCTCACCACCAGCCTCCGCTTCGCCGGGTTCGCCGTGCGCGCGGTCGGCAACGGCGCACAGGCGATCTCCGCGGTCCTCGAAGAGGAGCCAGACCTCATCATCCTGGACGTGATGCTCCCCGACATGAACGGGTTCGGCGTCACCAAGCGACTCCGCGGCGCGGGGTACACCGCGCCGATCCTGTTCCTCACCGCCAAGGACGACACCGAGGACAAGATCACCGGCCTCACGGTCGGCGGCGACGACTACGTCACCAAGCCGTTCAGCCTCGACGAGATAGTCGCCCGCATCAAGGCCATCCTGCGCCGCACGATGCAGGCGGACGAGGACGCGGTCATCCGCGCCGGCGAGCTGACGATGGACCAGGACACGCACGAGGTCTTCGTCGGCGACACCCCGATCGAGCTCTCCCCCACCGAGTTCAAGCTGCTGCGCTACCTGATGCTGAACCCGAACCGCGTGCTCTCGAAGGCGCAGATCCTCGACCACGTCTGGGAGTACGACTTCAACGGCGACGCGGGCATCGTGGAGTCGTACATCTCGTACCTGCGGCGCAAGGTGGATGCGCACTCCAGCGAGCCGCTCATCCAGACCAAGCGCGGCTTCGGGTACATGCTCAAAGCCGCGAAGGCGTGA
- a CDS encoding LytR C-terminal domain-containing protein, producing MAQRYPRDRFDEIPDDLHRVGAHRAPRPKGRGWIAVGWAALATVVLIGAGVFGLSLVSGSISFHASPNSKGGPSSATATATSTPTPTVTPTVDPSLSVNILNGTATEGLGAKASDVLTKAGWKIGAIANADNTNVAKTVVYYADPAKQAAALGVAASLPGATVQQTQDFADTGADLTVVLGSNYTG from the coding sequence ATGGCACAGAGATACCCCAGAGACCGGTTCGACGAGATCCCCGACGACCTGCACCGCGTCGGCGCGCACCGGGCTCCGCGGCCGAAGGGGCGGGGCTGGATCGCGGTCGGCTGGGCGGCTCTCGCCACGGTGGTGCTCATCGGCGCCGGCGTCTTCGGCCTCTCGCTGGTGAGCGGCTCGATCAGCTTCCACGCGTCGCCCAACTCGAAGGGCGGCCCGAGCTCCGCCACCGCGACCGCCACCTCGACGCCGACCCCGACGGTCACGCCGACGGTCGACCCGTCGCTGTCGGTCAACATCCTGAACGGCACGGCGACCGAGGGACTCGGCGCGAAGGCTTCGGATGTGCTGACGAAGGCGGGCTGGAAGATCGGCGCGATCGCCAACGCCGACAACACCAACGTCGCGAAGACCGTCGTCTACTACGCGGACCCGGCCAAACAGGCGGCCGCGCTCGGCGTCGCGGCGTCCCTGCCCGGCGCCACCGTCCAGCAGACGCAGGACTTCGCCGACACGGGCGCCGACCTCACCGTCGTGCTCGGGAGCAACTACACCGGCTGA
- a CDS encoding DUF3263 domain-containing protein, translating to MRVADAANHHRSEPEPDGLSGRDAAILAFERQWWRHAGAKEQAIREEFGLSAARYYQLLGALIDRPEALQHDPMLVKRLLRLRESRLAARQARMLPPAD from the coding sequence GTGCGCGTGGCGGACGCTGCGAACCACCACCGATCCGAGCCGGAGCCGGACGGCCTGAGTGGTCGTGACGCCGCGATCCTCGCGTTCGAGCGCCAGTGGTGGCGGCACGCCGGCGCCAAGGAGCAGGCCATCCGCGAGGAGTTCGGTCTCTCGGCGGCCCGGTACTATCAGCTCCTCGGTGCGCTGATCGACCGCCCGGAGGCGCTCCAGCACGACCCCATGCTCGTCAAGCGCCTGCTCCGGCTGCGTGAGAGCCGGCTCGCCGCTCGGCAGGCCAGGATGCTCCCGCCCGCCGACTGA
- the folP gene encoding dihydropteroate synthase produces the protein MYLPPLRIPVRTIGARTFDFSRRVAVMAVVNRTPDSFFDQGRTFAFDRAVDACFEAVALGADWVDIGGAPFAPGEPIPVEDEVERVVPVVAALRAGSDVVISVDTFHSEVARRAIEAGATVINDTTGLSDPDLAPVVAGSEATLVLTHSLAAPRTAYPRPHYDDIAAEVAAFLLDRVDRAVAAGVPEERIILDPGHDLNKNTLQSLELTRRLREIADLGFPTLAAVSNKDFIGETLDAPREARGTGSIAAAVVSIVNGARIIRMHDVRASVDAARMTEAIVGLREPAYLKHNMGDVND, from the coding sequence ATGTACCTGCCGCCCCTCCGCATCCCCGTCCGCACCATCGGCGCCCGCACCTTCGACTTCTCCCGCCGCGTCGCCGTGATGGCCGTTGTCAACCGCACCCCCGACTCCTTCTTCGACCAGGGCCGCACCTTCGCCTTCGACCGCGCCGTCGACGCGTGCTTCGAGGCGGTCGCGCTCGGCGCCGACTGGGTGGACATCGGCGGCGCGCCGTTCGCGCCGGGCGAGCCGATCCCCGTCGAGGACGAGGTGGAGCGGGTGGTGCCGGTGGTCGCCGCGCTGCGGGCCGGATCCGACGTGGTGATCTCGGTGGACACGTTCCACTCCGAGGTCGCCCGTCGCGCGATCGAGGCGGGGGCGACCGTCATCAACGACACCACCGGGCTCAGCGACCCCGACCTCGCCCCCGTCGTCGCAGGCAGCGAGGCGACGCTGGTGCTGACGCACAGCCTCGCCGCCCCGCGCACGGCCTACCCGCGGCCGCACTACGACGACATCGCGGCCGAGGTGGCCGCCTTCCTGCTCGACCGCGTCGACCGCGCCGTCGCGGCGGGCGTGCCGGAGGAGCGCATCATCCTCGACCCCGGCCACGACCTGAACAAGAACACGCTGCAGTCGCTGGAGCTCACGCGGCGGCTCCGCGAGATCGCCGACCTCGGCTTCCCGACGCTCGCCGCGGTCTCGAACAAGGACTTCATCGGCGAGACGCTCGACGCCCCGCGCGAGGCCCGCGGCACCGGGTCGATCGCGGCGGCCGTCGTCTCGATCGTCAACGGCGCGCGCATCATCCGGATGCACGACGTGCGCGCTTCCGTCGACGCGGCCCGGATGACGGAGGCGATCGTGGGGCTGCGCGAGCCCGCCTACCTGAAGCACAACATGGGGGATGTCAATGACTGA
- a CDS encoding HAMP domain-containing sensor histidine kinase: MHSRLLDRWNAISLRTKITGVTVLMLTLGLLVTGIGTMSMLKPILLTQLDAQLSAASGASYLNTYLFGTSSDKEQIATDASPSDYFAALYDSEGNLVRTNWSNIPYSHRPAIPGSLTVAQGKALPTGGYFLPSNDGHTTYRAIAQTVTLTNPEGALGTAIVATTTSQIDTVMASFLAIFLGFGVIVIIVGAGLTRMLVTTTFAPLREVEQTAAEIADGDFSQRLGGATPNTEVGRLNRSLNTMLNRIDRAFKDRARTIDQMRRFVGDASHELRTPLVSVRGYAELYRMGALQTPEDVAQAMDRIEKEAIRMGILVEDLLELARLDETKPLDLRPVDLVTIARDAAMDAMAGSPNRTVTVLTPQSIAPDPEADPEEPTLDTVPMPLPDNAKVSNATGPIAFAGATLARLRRGRGRRGTTGPVPITTTERVGLAEAPPAEPAIVLAEENKLRQVVTNLMGNAQRYTPEDSPIEIAVQVDHRTERAILEVRDHGEGIPPQIREKIFQRFWRADTSRARETGGSGLGLAIVSSIVAAHNGTVDVVDTEGGGATFRVSLPLAASVAAPKPLAP, encoded by the coding sequence ATGCACTCACGCCTGCTCGACCGCTGGAACGCGATCTCCCTCCGGACGAAGATCACCGGGGTGACCGTGCTCATGCTGACGCTCGGGCTGCTCGTGACCGGCATCGGCACGATGTCGATGCTGAAGCCGATCCTGCTGACCCAGCTGGATGCGCAGCTGTCGGCAGCCTCCGGCGCGTCGTATCTGAACACCTACCTGTTCGGCACGTCGTCGGACAAGGAGCAGATCGCCACGGACGCGAGTCCGTCGGACTACTTCGCGGCGCTGTACGACTCCGAGGGCAACCTGGTTCGCACGAACTGGTCGAACATCCCATACTCGCACCGTCCGGCGATCCCGGGCAGCCTGACGGTCGCGCAGGGCAAGGCGCTGCCGACCGGCGGATACTTCCTGCCGAGCAACGACGGTCACACCACCTACCGCGCGATAGCCCAGACGGTCACGCTGACGAACCCCGAGGGCGCGCTCGGCACCGCGATCGTCGCCACGACGACCAGCCAGATCGACACGGTGATGGCGAGCTTCCTCGCGATCTTCCTCGGCTTCGGCGTGATCGTCATCATCGTGGGCGCGGGTCTCACCAGGATGCTGGTGACGACCACGTTCGCCCCGCTGCGTGAGGTGGAGCAGACCGCGGCCGAGATCGCGGACGGCGACTTCAGCCAGCGGCTCGGCGGAGCGACGCCGAACACCGAGGTCGGCCGGCTGAACCGGTCGCTGAACACGATGCTGAACAGGATCGACCGCGCGTTCAAGGACAGGGCGCGCACCATCGACCAGATGCGCCGCTTCGTCGGCGACGCCTCCCACGAGCTGCGCACGCCGCTGGTCTCCGTGCGCGGCTACGCCGAGCTGTACCGGATGGGCGCGCTGCAGACGCCGGAGGACGTCGCCCAGGCGATGGACCGCATCGAGAAGGAGGCGATCAGGATGGGCATCCTGGTCGAGGACCTCCTGGAGCTCGCCCGCCTCGACGAGACGAAGCCGCTGGACCTGCGCCCGGTCGACCTGGTGACGATCGCGCGCGACGCCGCGATGGACGCGATGGCGGGCTCCCCGAACCGCACGGTCACGGTGCTCACCCCGCAGTCGATCGCACCGGATCCCGAAGCCGACCCCGAGGAGCCGACGCTGGACACGGTGCCGATGCCGCTCCCCGACAACGCCAAGGTCTCCAACGCGACGGGTCCGATCGCGTTCGCCGGGGCAACGCTGGCGCGGCTCCGGCGCGGCCGCGGCCGTCGCGGCACGACGGGCCCGGTGCCGATCACGACGACCGAGCGCGTCGGCCTGGCCGAGGCACCGCCCGCGGAGCCCGCGATCGTGCTCGCCGAGGAGAACAAGCTCCGCCAGGTGGTCACCAACCTGATGGGGAACGCGCAGCGCTACACGCCGGAGGACAGCCCGATCGAGATCGCCGTGCAGGTGGACCACCGCACCGAGCGCGCGATCCTCGAGGTGCGCGACCACGGCGAGGGCATCCCGCCGCAGATCCGGGAGAAGATCTTCCAGCGGTTCTGGCGCGCCGACACCTCGCGCGCGCGGGAGACCGGCGGCAGCGGGCTGGGCCTCGCGATCGTGTCGTCGATCGTCGCGGCGCACAACGGCACGGTGGACGTCGTGGACACCGAGGGCGGCGGAGCGACGTTCCGCGTCTCCCTGCCGCTGGCCGCCTCCGTCGCCGCGCCCAAGCCGCTCGCGCCGTAG
- a CDS encoding cold-shock protein, giving the protein MANGTVKWFNAEKGYGFITVEGGGQDVFVHYSAIDMNGYKVLEEGQQVQFEVGSGNKGPQAESVRPV; this is encoded by the coding sequence ATGGCGAACGGGACCGTGAAGTGGTTCAACGCTGAGAAGGGCTACGGATTCATCACCGTCGAAGGTGGGGGACAGGACGTTTTCGTTCATTACTCCGCAATTGACATGAACGGCTACAAGGTTCTCGAAGAGGGCCAGCAGGTGCAGTTCGAGGTCGGCTCGGGCAACAAGGGCCCGCAGGCCGAGTCTGTGCGTCCGGTGTAG
- a CDS encoding aminoglycoside phosphotransferase family protein, with translation MSGAEPGAERSAEPEVRPAIDTGLVRRLVDAQFPRWRDLPIRPVEHDGWDNRTFRLGDELSVRLPSAAGYREQVAKEQRWLPRLAPLLPLPIPEPVAEGAPAEGYPWPWSVYRWLPGRPVVLLGDVSRDAALAEAIGAFLVALRAAPAAGGPAPGTHNFFRGAPPAVYGEEALAAFPVLGADAGRAAALWADATSSRWRGDPVWFHGDVAPGNLLTTDGRLSAVIDFGTSGVGDPACDLVPAWTMFDGAARDAFRAIVGLDEDTWARARGWALWKAAITMRDRPDDAEARATLERILR, from the coding sequence ATGTCCGGCGCTGAACCCGGCGCCGAGCGCAGTGCCGAGCCCGAGGTCCGTCCGGCCATCGACACCGGGCTCGTGCGGCGGCTGGTGGACGCGCAGTTCCCGCGCTGGCGCGACCTGCCCATCCGTCCCGTCGAACACGACGGCTGGGACAACCGCACCTTCCGGCTGGGCGACGAGCTGAGCGTGCGGCTGCCGAGCGCCGCCGGCTACCGCGAGCAGGTCGCGAAGGAGCAGCGCTGGCTGCCGCGCCTGGCCCCGCTGCTGCCGCTGCCCATCCCGGAGCCGGTGGCCGAGGGGGCGCCGGCCGAGGGGTATCCGTGGCCGTGGTCGGTCTACCGCTGGCTGCCCGGAAGGCCGGTGGTGCTGCTCGGCGACGTGTCGCGGGATGCGGCGCTCGCGGAGGCGATCGGCGCGTTCCTCGTCGCGCTGCGGGCGGCTCCCGCGGCCGGGGGCCCTGCTCCCGGGACGCACAACTTCTTCCGCGGCGCCCCGCCCGCCGTCTACGGGGAGGAGGCGCTCGCCGCGTTCCCGGTGCTCGGCGCTGACGCCGGCCGCGCCGCCGCGCTCTGGGCCGATGCGACGTCCTCCCGCTGGCGGGGCGACCCGGTCTGGTTCCACGGCGACGTCGCGCCGGGCAACCTGCTGACGACCGACGGACGGCTCTCGGCCGTGATCGACTTCGGGACGTCCGGCGTCGGCGACCCCGCGTGCGACCTCGTCCCGGCGTGGACGATGTTCGACGGCGCGGCCCGCGACGCGTTCCGCGCGATCGTGGGCCTCGACGAGGACACCTGGGCGCGGGCGCGCGGCTGGGCGCTCTGGAAGGCGGCGATCACGATGCGCGACCGCCCCGACGACGCCGAGGCCCGCGCCACGCTGGAGCGCATCCTGCGCTGA
- a CDS encoding nitroreductase family protein, with the protein MAGDLVSRVAARRSYSRVTPDAPTHEELLPLVAAAGRVADHSALHPWRLIELRGDARVRLGRAFAKDAKLSGEAAEKLAAKPLRSSLLLAVVSVRTKSEKVPGWEQDAVASGVAHILSLLLHDAGWGVIWRTGHHTRSKAVHKMHGLASNERLLGWLYVGGIPEDSKEGHRKTIDPSRFLSVLE; encoded by the coding sequence GTGGCCGGCGATCTGGTCTCCCGCGTCGCGGCCCGCCGCTCGTACTCGCGGGTGACCCCGGACGCCCCGACGCACGAGGAGCTGCTGCCCCTGGTCGCCGCGGCCGGCCGGGTGGCCGACCACTCCGCGCTGCACCCGTGGCGGCTCATCGAACTGCGCGGCGACGCCCGGGTGCGGCTCGGCCGCGCGTTCGCGAAGGACGCGAAGCTGAGCGGCGAGGCCGCGGAGAAGCTCGCCGCCAAGCCGCTGCGCTCCTCCCTCCTCCTCGCGGTCGTCTCGGTGCGGACGAAGAGCGAGAAGGTGCCGGGCTGGGAGCAGGACGCGGTCGCGTCGGGCGTCGCGCACATCCTGAGCCTGCTGCTGCACGACGCGGGCTGGGGCGTGATCTGGCGTACCGGCCACCACACCCGATCCAAGGCGGTCCATAAGATGCACGGCCTGGCGAGCAACGAGCGGCTGCTCGGCTGGTTGTACGTGGGCGGCATCCCCGAGGACAGCAAGGAGGGTCACCGCAAGACGATCGACCCCTCCCGCTTCCTCAGCGTGCTGGAGTAG
- a CDS encoding FAD-dependent oxidoreductase yields the protein MSKPTVVIAGAGLAGATTAEELRERGFDGRILLLGAEEERPYIRPPLSKEYLKGDAPIEDAFVHPEEWYADNAVEFVGGTEAGSFDPAAHELFVAGGGRITYDSLVIATGAHANPLGVPGSGHGAVFQLRTMADSRWLRSALEVGGRRIVVVGSGWIGMEVAAAARGYGNDVTVLGRAEVPLSAAIGRRMGEVFARAHRDNGVDLRGGAHVVGVEGGEEQAVVLASGERIPADVVIAGVGATPNILVGERSGLRIANGILTDKAMRTGVEDVYAVGDVANPFLPAIGMHLRNEHWANAIAGGKVAAHAIVGDRASYDDVPYFYSDQYDLGMEYSGYGPLAAGAEVVVRGDEEGREFIAFWLRGDRVVAGMNVNVWDVQEHIQRLIRRGDRIDPARLTDESVDLATL from the coding sequence ATGTCGAAACCCACCGTCGTGATCGCCGGCGCCGGCCTGGCCGGGGCCACCACCGCCGAGGAGCTGCGCGAGCGCGGCTTCGACGGACGCATCCTGCTGCTCGGCGCCGAGGAGGAGCGTCCGTACATCCGGCCGCCGCTCTCGAAGGAGTACCTGAAGGGCGACGCCCCCATCGAGGACGCGTTCGTGCATCCCGAGGAGTGGTACGCCGACAACGCCGTGGAGTTCGTCGGCGGCACCGAGGCCGGTTCGTTCGACCCCGCTGCGCACGAGCTCTTCGTCGCCGGCGGCGGCCGCATCACCTACGACAGCCTGGTGATCGCGACCGGCGCGCACGCGAACCCGCTCGGCGTCCCCGGCAGCGGTCACGGCGCCGTGTTCCAGCTGCGCACGATGGCGGACAGCCGGTGGCTGCGCAGCGCGCTGGAGGTGGGCGGCCGCCGGATCGTGGTCGTCGGCTCCGGCTGGATCGGGATGGAGGTCGCCGCGGCCGCGCGCGGCTACGGCAACGACGTGACCGTGCTCGGCCGCGCGGAGGTGCCGCTCAGCGCGGCGATCGGCCGGCGCATGGGCGAGGTGTTCGCTCGGGCGCACCGGGACAACGGCGTCGACCTCCGCGGCGGCGCGCACGTCGTCGGGGTGGAGGGCGGCGAGGAGCAGGCCGTCGTGCTGGCGTCGGGCGAGCGCATCCCCGCTGACGTCGTGATCGCGGGCGTCGGCGCGACCCCGAACATCCTGGTCGGGGAGCGCTCGGGCCTGCGGATCGCGAACGGCATCCTCACCGACAAGGCGATGCGCACCGGCGTCGAGGACGTCTACGCCGTCGGGGACGTCGCCAACCCGTTCCTCCCGGCGATCGGGATGCACCTGCGCAACGAGCACTGGGCGAACGCGATCGCGGGCGGGAAGGTCGCGGCGCACGCCATCGTGGGCGACCGCGCGAGCTACGACGACGTCCCGTACTTCTACTCCGACCAATACGATCTGGGCATGGAGTATTCGGGATACGGCCCGCTCGCCGCGGGCGCCGAGGTAGTCGTGCGCGGCGACGAGGAGGGCCGCGAGTTCATCGCGTTCTGGCTGCGCGGCGACCGGGTCGTCGCCGGGATGAACGTGAACGTCTGGGATGTGCAGGAGCACATCCAGCGGCTGATCCGCCGCGGCGACCGGATCGACCCCGCCCGCCTCACCGACGAGAGCGTGGACCTTGCCACGCTCTGA
- the msrB gene encoding peptide-methionine (R)-S-oxide reductase MsrB has protein sequence MDAAQENYDVTKSDDEWRRELSPEQYAVLREAATERPWTGELLDEGRAGLYTCAACGAELFKSGTKFDSGCGWPSFYESVRPEAVELLEDTSLGMVRTEVRCASCGSHLGHVFPDGFGTPTGDRYCMNSISLNFTPDA, from the coding sequence ATGGACGCTGCCCAGGAGAACTACGACGTCACCAAGTCGGACGACGAGTGGCGCCGGGAGCTGAGCCCCGAGCAGTACGCGGTGCTGCGCGAGGCCGCGACCGAGCGTCCCTGGACCGGTGAGCTGCTCGACGAGGGCCGCGCCGGCCTCTATACCTGTGCCGCCTGCGGCGCGGAGCTGTTCAAGTCGGGCACCAAGTTCGACAGCGGCTGCGGCTGGCCGAGCTTCTACGAGTCCGTCCGCCCGGAGGCGGTGGAGCTGCTCGAGGACACCAGCCTCGGCATGGTGCGCACCGAGGTCCGCTGCGCAAGCTGCGGCTCGCACCTCGGCCACGTCTTCCCCGACGGCTTCGGGACGCCGACCGGCGACCGCTACTGCATGAACTCGATCTCGCTGAATTTCACGCCGGATGCCTGA
- a CDS encoding pyrimidine reductase family protein — protein sequence MTEPSIARLFPLPSEEGLGDGQLLALYGDVPRTPWLRVNFVSSLDGAATQQGLSGGLSDAADRRVFDLLRRLCDVVVVGAGTVRAEGYGAMRVDEASQRARSGAGLTAHPVFAIVSASLDLDPASPLFREAPERPIVVTTEIARADTKEALAEVADVVICGRDRVEPERLVRLLADRGLTRIHCEGGPHLFGDLIAAGAVDELCLTLSARLEAGSSVRIAAGASPIVPPELALAHVLRSDDTLLLRYVRR from the coding sequence ATGACTGAGCCGTCGATCGCCCGGCTGTTCCCGCTGCCCTCCGAGGAGGGCCTCGGCGACGGGCAGCTGCTCGCCCTCTACGGCGACGTGCCGCGGACCCCGTGGCTGCGCGTCAACTTCGTGAGCAGCCTCGACGGCGCCGCCACCCAGCAGGGGCTCTCCGGCGGCCTGTCCGACGCCGCAGACCGACGGGTGTTCGACCTGCTGCGCCGGCTCTGCGACGTTGTCGTCGTCGGTGCGGGAACCGTGCGGGCCGAGGGCTACGGCGCGATGCGCGTGGACGAGGCGTCGCAGCGGGCGCGCAGCGGGGCCGGCCTGACCGCGCATCCCGTGTTCGCCATCGTCTCGGCGAGCCTGGACCTCGACCCGGCGAGCCCGCTGTTCCGCGAGGCGCCGGAGCGGCCGATCGTGGTCACCACCGAGATCGCGCGTGCGGACACGAAGGAGGCACTGGCCGAGGTTGCCGACGTGGTGATCTGCGGCCGGGACCGCGTGGAGCCGGAGCGCCTGGTGCGGCTGCTCGCCGACCGCGGGCTCACGCGCATCCACTGCGAGGGCGGCCCGCACCTGTTCGGAGACCTGATCGCGGCGGGGGCCGTGGACGAGCTGTGCCTGACCCTCAGCGCGCGGCTGGAGGCGGGGTCGTCGGTGCGCATCGCCGCCGGAGCGTCGCCGATCGTGCCGCCCGAGCTCGCGCTCGCCCACGTGCTGCGGTCGGACGACACGCTGCTGCTGCGGTATGTCCGGCGCTGA